One Glycine soja cultivar W05 chromosome 2, ASM419377v2, whole genome shotgun sequence genomic region harbors:
- the LOC114374590 gene encoding uncharacterized protein LOC114374590, translating into MPLYSKFMKDILTKKGKYIDNENIVVGGNCSAIIQRKLPKKFKDPGSVTIPCTIGKEAVNKALIDLGASINLMPLSICRRIGNLKIDPTKMTHQLADRSIKRPYEVVKDVLVKVRYFTFPVDFVIMDIEEDTEIPLILGRPFMLTTNCVVDMGNGNLELSIDNQKITFDLFMAMKYP; encoded by the coding sequence ATGCCCCTCTACTCCAAATTTATGAAGGACATCCTCACCAAGAAGGGGAAGTATATTGACAACGAGAATATTGTGGTAGGAGGCAACTGCAGTGCAATAATACAGAGGAAGCTACCCAAGAAGTTTAAGGACCCCGGAAGTGTTACCATCCCATGCACCATAGGGAAGGAAGCGGTAAATAAGGCTCTCATTGATCTAGGAGCAAGTATTAATCTGATGCCCTTATCAATATGCAGAAGAATTGGGAATTTGAAGATAGATCCCACCAAGATGACACATCAACTGGCAGACCGCTCAATCAAAAGACCATACGAGGTGGTAAAAGATGTCTTGGTCAAGGTACGCTACTTCACTTTTCCGGTGGACTTTGTTATCATGGATATTGAAGAAGACACGGAGATTCCCCTTATCCTAGGCAGACCCTTCATGCTGACTACCAACTGTGTGGTGGATATGGGGAATGGGAACTTGGAGTTGAGTATTGACAATCAGAAGATCACCTTTGACCTTTTCATGGCAATGAAGTACCCATAG
- the LOC114374599 gene encoding probable L-type lectin-domain containing receptor kinase S.5 produces the protein MKASFNSTFVFNIHPITSPSGEGFAFILASNTSLPSSSAGQWLGNVNSTSIRVSNIVVVEFDTRKNYDEDIDDNHAGLDVKSIYSIQQQPLGPHSVNLSSGIDVVATVYFDAKDGKMSIFVSTSDLRLKKPLLVVDLDLSKLLPKDVFVGFSASTGEQGVEEDLNIELEIKSSYNAPHKFRLKELVSATRNFHSSNKLGKEGFCMVYKSTLNGKDVAAKRILRNSRHSKQDFMVEITTIWNLNHKNLVKLIRWCYEKGEIILVYELMQNGSLYKFIFSTFGGDSILSWEMRLNVICGVSTGLDYLHNGCDKRVLHRDIKPSNVMLDSDFNAQLGDFGLARTVHLSKKTHHSTREIVGTPGYMALESFYTRRALVETDVYAFGVLMLEVVCSGRRKPEYKLDLRCCNDIVDWVWEHHFKENITGVVDLRLNGDFDEA, from the exons ATGAAAGCCTCATTcaattcaacttttgttttcaatattcATCCAATAACCTCTCCTAGTGGTGAGGGATTTGCTTTCATACTAGCATCTAACACTTCTCTTCCAAGCAGCAGTGCAGGCCAATGGCTTGGTAATGTCAACTCAACAAGCATACGGGTAAGCAACATAGTTGTAGTGGAGTTTGATACAAGGAAAAACTATGATGAAGACATTGATGACAACCATGCGGGGTTGGATGTAAAGAGCATCTATTCCATCCAGCAACAACCTCTTGGACCACATAGTGTTAATCTTTCTAGTGGCATTGACGTTGTTGCTACTGTTTACTTTGATGCTAAAGATGGGAAAATGAGCATTTTTGTTTCTACATCAGATTTGAGGTTGAAAAAACCATTGCTTGTAGTGGATCTTGATCTCTCTAAACTGCTTCCAAAAGATGTTTTTGTGGGATTTTCAGCTTCCACAGGG gaaCAAGGGGTGGAGGAAGATCTCAACATAGAGCTTGAAATTAAAAGCTCATATAATGCTCCTCATAAGTTTCGGCTGAAGGAACTTGTATCTGCCACAAGGAATTTCCACTCATCAAACAAACTAGGGAAAGAAGGATTTTGCATGGTTTACAAAAGCACATTGAATGGTAAAGATGTTGCTGCGAAGAGGATTTTGAGGAACTCACGTCATAGTAAGCAAGATTTTATGGTAGAAATCACAACCATATGGAATCTCAATCACAAAAATCTAGTGAAGTTAATAAGGTGGTGCTATGAAAAGGGTGAGATCATCCTTGTGTATGAGTTAATGCAAAATGGTAGCTTGtacaaattcattttttcaacaTTTGGAGGGGATTCAATTTTGAGTTGGGAAATGAGGCTCAATGTTATATGTGGAGTTTCTACAGGACTGGATTATCTTCACAATGGATGTGACAAAAGAGTGCTACATAGAGACATAAAACCAAGCAATGTGATGCTGGATTCGGACTTCAATGCTCAGCTTGGAGACTTTGGCTTGGCTCGCACAGTTCATCTCAGCAAAAAAACTCACCACTCAACAAGAGAAATTGTTGGAACACCAGGGTACATGGCGCTGGAAAGCTTCTACACCCGAAGGGCTTTGGTTGAAACCGATGTCTATGCATTTGGTGTTCTGATGTTGGAAGTTGTGTGCAGCGGCAGAAGAAAGCCTGAATACAAACTGGACCTAAGATGTTGCAACGACATTGTGGACTGGGTTTGGGAGCATCATTTCAAGGAAAACATAACTGGTGTCGTGGATTTGAGACTAAATGGTGATTTTGATGAGGCTTAA